Within Ovis aries strain OAR_USU_Benz2616 breed Rambouillet chromosome 3, ARS-UI_Ramb_v3.0, whole genome shotgun sequence, the genomic segment TTACTAACAGAAAAAATAGGAATTCCctagcaatccagtggttaggactctgcttccattgcagaggacgcaggttcagtccttggtcagtcaactaagatcccataaagctgtgcagcatggccaaaaaaaaaccctaataagTTCCTCCCTAGAGGAACTTAAAATCCctatgagaagataaaattgagacATAAAAGTTGAGCAAACCATTAACATCACAAAAAAACCAGATGTTATATGTTTCTCTTAATAAATGAACATAGCACTATTTATCAAAAAGTcttgctaaaaaaaaagaaaaaaaattgaacctGAATCTGCTCAAGCCTCTATCTCTGTATCAGTTTGTCAGAAATAAAATGGACAGAGGGACATGTTAAATGACATCACAGGTATATAACCAGCAAAATATAAACTAAGGGAAATTCTGCAGAACAAATGAGGCTGATTTTCCACAAGTAAATTGCAAAGTTAAAAAAGGACAGCATAAGAGGGAACTTAAATTGATTAAAAACTACTTCAGAGACATCAGACAATTGTAATGTGGGCTATTTttcagtaaaacaaacaaatgagggGGAGCTTTAATCAATGAATGAGGTGTAGAGGGATTTCAATACTGATTAGTTAATGATATTTAagatttgttaaattttttttcagtgggATAATGGTTTTGTGATTTTGATTATGAAGGAtctttatcttttagagataCGTGCCTAAATATTTACATGTTATACATGAGATATCTGGATTCACTCAATAATTTGGGAGATGAGAGGGGAAAGTAAGGGTATAGATGAAATGAGCATGGCCATGAGTTAATAATTTAAGCTAGATGATGCTTATTAGCTGAGTGGGTAACTTTGTGCCCCaatttttacaaatgagggaTATGTTACCTTACAGGACtattgtaagaaaagaaaaaactgaaaataatctaTTTAGCACAGTACCTGTTATATTtataagtgctttaaaaatggAAGCCTTTGTTAATAACTAATGATTGAATGTCACTGTTTGACCCTTAGCATATATggtgaattttctttaaaagatggaaCATAGAATTATTAAATAACCTAATGTCTTAGCATATTCTTTGAGTGCAAAGTCATATAGTGGAAAAGATCATGTTTAAACATGTAAGCGTTTGAAATCTGACTTTGGCGTTGACTGAATGCTCTGAGGTTCAGttcccttttctgtaaaatgaaggtcattatatattttgtagaatggagaaaaattgggaattttattttaatatacacGGGATACCATGTGTAACTCCCGTGAAGCAGCGCGGGGTCATAACAGTTACTCAGTTACATGGTCATGCTGTTACTCCATATCTAACCACCCAGCATATAATCCAAATATCCGTATCAATCCAAGAGCCCAATCCATGGAGAAGAGACACCATCCCTGCCTAACTCTTCTTTGTTGAtaattcctcttcttttttctccattttccttttctcaccaTCAGTTGATTTATGAAGACTGTATGGATCTGATCGCAAAGCTTCCTTGTGTTGCAGCAAAGATCTACCGGAATCTGTACCGAGAGGGCAGCAGTATTGGGGCCATTGACCCTAAGCTGGACTGGTCCCACAATTTCACCAACATGTTAGGCTATACTGATGCTCAGTTCACGGAGCTCATGCGCTTGTACCTCACCATCCACAGGTGAGGGAGACCCAGCCACCAGATTGCTGGATTGGTAGTTAATATCAAGAGAAACTCCTTGGGActtcctggaagtccagtggttaagactccacacgtccactgcagagggtgtgggttcaatccctggtcagagaattgagatcctgcatgccgcacagtgcaccaagagaaaaaaaaaggaaaagctccTTAACATTCTCATCTTTTGGGAACAGGTGGTAGGCAGCAAGGAGACAGAAACACAGAATATGGAATGATACAAAGCATGAAAGGGGTCTGGTAAAGGCACAAGAGGTCTAGTGAGATTACTATAACCACACTAAGAATAAGCTAGTGCTTctagcttggagaaggaaatggcaatccactccagtactactgcctggaaaatcccatggacagaggagcctggtaggctacagtccatgggctcgcaatgagtcggacacgactaagcgacttacttcactttctttcacttttctagcTAGGAAAAGTTACTAGCTGTTCACTTTAGATGAGCCCTTTGGCTTCCCAGGAGCTCCCTCTTCTGGCCATTGCTGTTAAAGCTTCAGTGAAAGTCAGGGAGCATGGCACACAGGCTGGGCATCATTAACCAGTAACCTTTCCAGCTCTGTGGATTAGTGAACAAAGGCTGATAATAACATTGGGACATCTCTTACAAGAGCTTATGTATAAATGACTGGCTCTAGGCTGGTGTGAACCCATAGCTAGGCAAGTATGTGATAGTAAGAGAACAGCAAGGTCCCTGTTAGCATAGTCTGCCccgtttttctcctttctctgggcctTGATTCTCCTTTCTTACTTCCCCACAGTGACCATGAAGGTGGCAACGTAAGTGCCCACACCAGCCACTTGGTGGGCAGTGCCCTTTCAGACCCCTATTTGTCCTTTGCAGCAGCCATGAATGGGCTGGCAGGGCCCCTGCATGGACTGGCGAATCAGGTAAGACTCTTCTTCTGCTACATGGTTTTCTCACTGACATGCTTTTGTTTCTGATCCTGGCATTCTCTCCTGGCGGATACATTGACATTTATTCTCTAACCCTTCCCCATAGGAAGTGCTTGTTTGGCTGACACAACTTCAGAAGGAAGTTGGCAAGGATGTGTCAGATGAGAAGTTACGAGACTACATCTGGAACACACTCAACTCAGGACGGGTGAGCAGAGATACTCAGCAACTAAGGAAGACACTAAGACTAAAGTTCAATAAATtgaaagaatgaaggagaaaaCAATGAGATAACTCCCTAAATTAGAGgagatttcttttccatttgtctgCCCTgaagaatttagaaaaggcaaaaatttCTGCCTGAGAATACAACTGGTTTTCCCCCGACCCCATCCTTTGCAGGTCGTCCCAGGCTATGGCCATGCAGTACTAAGGAAGACTGATCCGCGATACACCTGTCAACGAGAGTTTGCTCTGAAACACCTGCCTCAGGACCCCATGTTTAAGCTGGTTGCTCAGCTGTACAAGATTGTGCCCAATATCCTCCTAGAGCAGGGAAAGGCAAAGAATCCGTGGCCCAATGTAGATGCTCACAGCGGGGTGCTGCTCCAGGTGAGTCCTCCCTTCCCTGCTTTCCTCTAATTTATACCATCCCCTACTGTTCTCTGCCATGCACAAAATCAACTCCCTAGTCAGAGCCAGgactctcccacctccttccttaACCCTGTGGATAAAGTTGCCTGTGGTGTAGAAAGTGtgggctggagggaagggatGATGATTTGCTTTCAGAATCCAGTTGCTATACTTTTCCCAGTCATTTCTATTTAAGGCTAACTGGGTTAAGGcttttaatcaccctggacttgTACATGCAGCTACCTGTGGGCCTttaatactttttctcttttaccttACAGTACTACGGCATGACGGAGATGAATTACTACACAGTCCTGTTTGGGGTATCACGGGCACTAGGTGTATTAGCACAGCTCATTTGGAGCCGAGCCCTAGGCTTCCCCCTAGAGAGACCCAAGTCCATGAGCACAGACGGTCTGATGAAGTTTGTGGACTCTAAGTCAGGGTGAAACGAAGACGGGGAGGAAACTATCCACCAGAGAGTGAGggatccttaaaaaaaaagtatacttttGTTTCGGGGCTTTTAAAGACTTAAGATTAAATTGTATCTGAGGCACTGATCATAAGTTTGaggttaaaatataaattaagatttttaaaagaagaaaagcaacccCTTCTCCCCTGACCAGCCCCTTCCCCTGCCTGGTGTGAGTTGCCGTCAGCTGTAGGATGACCGGGACTAACGCATGTAGCGTGGGCTAGGTTTGCCCTCACCCCCATCTTCAGAGTGAGAGCCTGGCTCCTCTTCCCCTAGGTCAAAGCTGGGTGCAGAGAATTTGCCGTCACTTCAGAGCTTTTGGTTTTACTCTGTCCACCCTTTAACAGGCCAGCAAAC encodes:
- the CS gene encoding citrate synthase, mitochondrial is translated as MALLTAAARLFGTKNASCLVLAARHASASSTNLKDILADLIPKEQTRVKAFRQQHGKTVVGQITVDMMYGGMRGMKGLVYETSVLDPDEGIRFRGYSIPECQKLLPKAKGGEEPLPEGLFWLLVTGQIPAEEQVSWLSQEWAKRAALPSHVVTMLDNFPTNLHPMSQLSAAVTALNSESTFARAYSEGVNRTKYWELIYEDCMDLIAKLPCVAAKIYRNLYREGSSIGAIDPKLDWSHNFTNMLGYTDAQFTELMRLYLTIHSDHEGGNVSAHTSHLVGSALSDPYLSFAAAMNGLAGPLHGLANQEVLVWLTQLQKEVGKDVSDEKLRDYIWNTLNSGRVVPGYGHAVLRKTDPRYTCQREFALKHLPQDPMFKLVAQLYKIVPNILLEQGKAKNPWPNVDAHSGVLLQYYGMTEMNYYTVLFGVSRALGVLAQLIWSRALGFPLERPKSMSTDGLMKFVDSKSG